The nucleotide sequence CGAAGCTGCGCATAAGGTGCAGACGTCCCGCCATTCGCGAAAATCAAGGCAGCCGCGCAAGAGGCGTCACACCAGTTTGTGCGCGACGTTCCCGTTTGCGGCTCGATATCGCGATGATAAGACGATAGGGTTGTGAAATACGCCATAGGCGACGAAGCCGCTCCCAATATAGCTTTCAAGCGACGTCCATGATTTTCAAGTGAGTGCCTCGGAATGCAGCAGGCTTCGGTCGAGAAGTTCTCGGACCTCATCGGCAATATCTATGATTGTGTGATCGCACCGGAACGCTGGACCGAAGTTCTTGACCAGATTTGCAGCGAGTTCGGCTTTGCCACTGGCGCGCTCTCGGTCGCCAGCCTTTCGAACATGAAGGCCGTCGTCAATGCGGTCTCCGGCAGCAACCTTGCCCAGATGGCCCAGAATGCCGTCGGCTATGGCGCCGACATCATCGAGCTCTGGGGCGGCGCCGAGCGCATTCAGCAATACCCGCTCGGAGAACCCATCGTTCAATCCCAGGCGGTCCGGCAGGACATCATTTCCGGCAATCGCTATTATCGCGAATGGGCCCTGCCCAAGGGCCTGTTCGACGCCGTTGCGGTCGGCCTGGTTCGCGACAGGACGATGGTTGGCAATGCAATCTTCAGCCAGCACGAATCGGCCGGCGCGATCGACGATGCGCAGCTCAGTGGATTGCGCCTGCTGGCGCCTCACATCCGCCGTGCCGTGACGATCAGCAATCTGTTCGACATGAAGACGGTGGAAGCCACGACATTCGCCGCGACCGTGGAGGCCCTGACGGTCGGCGTCGTCCTGGCGGACGAAGAGTCGAAAATCGTTCACAGCAACGCCGCGGCCACGGCGATGCTCGCAGCCGGCGATCCCATCGTGGCGCGCCATGGCCGGATCGCCGTTCAGTCCCCAGCGACCACGACCGCATTGCAATCGGCCGTTGCCCAGGCTGCGAAGGACGAGGCGACGCTCGGGCAGAAAGGCATCGGCATCCCGATCCCCCGCTCCGATGGTGACCCTCTCGTCATCCACGTTCTGCCGCTGCGGCGCGGCCACATGCGCGCCGGCCTGGTCCAGCGCGCCGCCGTCGCCCTGTTCGTGGCGTCAGCCTCGGGCCCGCCGCAGCTGCCTCACGTCGCGCTCAACCAGCTCTATGATTTGACGCCGGCCGAGATCCGCATCTTCGAGCTCATCTGCGACGGACAGACGCGCGCGGACATCGCGGAACTGCTCGGCATTTCCCTGAGCACCGTGAAGAGCCACCTCATTCATGTCTTCGAGAAGACGGGGTGCCGGAGACAGGTCGACCTGGTGAGGCTGGCGAAGTCGCTGACGTTTCCGGTGTAAGCCGAAGGTCGCTCTCAAGCCGCTTCCGGCGTCGATCTCGCGCGCTGCTCGAGCACACCGATCGTGGAGACCAGGTTGTCGCGTCGCGCGCGAAGGTTAACCGCGAGTGGCGGATATGTCGGCTGCTGCACATCAAACACCCCCGCGCGAGCCTCTTGCTCGAGAATGTCGGTGTTTAACAACCGAACGCGCCACCACAAATCGGCGATCAATGCATCGAGCCGGAGTTCACCAGCCGCACCAGAACGGGACACTTCCTGCATCGCTTGCCTCAACCTGACACGGCCTGCCTGCTGAGGCCGGGCTTCGGCCAAAACTGAGCAAGCAGAGTGCCAAAGGGGGGCCTCGTCACGACCGCGCAACCGCGGAAGGCGCGACAGTTCTGATGCCCGCCTCACGCCACGGCCCGGCGTCCCCGCCGAGGGACTGGGCTTTGCAATGGCAGGTCGGCCAGGGGCACGGGCCTGCTGAAGAAATAACCCTGACCCAGCGCAATTCCGAGCGAGTGGAGCCTTGCGATCTGCGCGGAGGTCTCCACACCTTCGGCGACGATCGAGAGCTTCAACGCCTTTGCAAGCTGCACGATGGACTTCAGCACGGCGACGGTCTCGCACCGGTCGATCCTA is from Bradyrhizobium xenonodulans and encodes:
- a CDS encoding helix-turn-helix transcriptional regulator, giving the protein MQQASVEKFSDLIGNIYDCVIAPERWTEVLDQICSEFGFATGALSVASLSNMKAVVNAVSGSNLAQMAQNAVGYGADIIELWGGAERIQQYPLGEPIVQSQAVRQDIISGNRYYREWALPKGLFDAVAVGLVRDRTMVGNAIFSQHESAGAIDDAQLSGLRLLAPHIRRAVTISNLFDMKTVEATTFAATVEALTVGVVLADEESKIVHSNAAATAMLAAGDPIVARHGRIAVQSPATTTALQSAVAQAAKDEATLGQKGIGIPIPRSDGDPLVIHVLPLRRGHMRAGLVQRAAVALFVASASGPPQLPHVALNQLYDLTPAEIRIFELICDGQTRADIAELLGISLSTVKSHLIHVFEKTGCRRQVDLVRLAKSLTFPV